In the genome of Mogibacterium neglectum, the window ACCGGAATGTTTTCTACTTTTGAATATTTTAAGTCAACCCAATAATTATCATTTTTGATTTCTGCACTTTTATCAACTAAAGGACCCTGCAAGTCCTCACCATACATAAAATAATGCACAGGATGGAGTGAGCTTAAATCTTCATCTGCAAATACAATTGATGTATTTGAGAGCAGTAATAATATGATCATAAGATTCAATATTAAGCTAATATTTTTTTTAACTGCCTTATTCATCAACATTAATGTCCTCTCTTAATTGTTAATTATCTATAATGTACACGGAAATTCTACCATATACATATATATATAGTGCTATGTATTAATAAAATACATAGCAGCTGGCATTCGTTGTTCAGAGAATATAAAATCAAGTCTAATAGACTTTGTGATGTTTTGAATACAACCTTCCTATATTCTTTCATTTATAAACTCTATAAATTTCTTAATCACAGGATCAATCCACTTACTCTTATGACATATGATAGTACTCTTGAGCTCTGGATCAGGACATGTAACATCGATTGTCGCCAGCTTGCCATCTGCCACCGGCTTCTCAACGACGAACCAAGGGAGGTATGATACACCATATCCGCCCTCTAGGATATTGACGATTGCTGCTACTGAACCGACCTCAAGTGCAGGTTCGAGCTTCATATCGATATCATTTGCAAACTTGTTAAGGTAGAATGTGTATCCCACTTCTCTATCCGCAACTATTAGCTGTTCAGCAAGGATTTTGCGTAGCGACACCTTCTTGCCTGCTAGAGGATGATTTGGGTGAGCTACGAACACCATCGGTACATCCTTCTCAAGCATGCGCTGAAAATTCTGCGGATTGGAGTTCTCCGCCATAGTGAACACGAGGTCCATAGTTCCTGCGATGAGCTTCTCTCTCAGATCCTGCGTAAAGTCAGATACCTTAATAACGACATTTACATCAGGATACTCCTTGATGAAGTCAATCGCAATATGTGGAAGAGCCCCGATAGATAGGCTTGAAGATGTTCCGATTGTAAGCGTTCCGCTGAGACCTTCCTGCTCTCTGATGCTTGCTACCGCTTCATCTTCCGCCTTAAGCAGACGAAAAGCATATGGTAGGAATGTTTCTCCCGCCCTAGTGAGGTTTATCCTCTTGCCGATTCTGTCAAATAAAGGTGCTCCAAGTTCATGCTCGAGCTGTTTAATCTGGGCAGTTACGGCTGCTTGAGAGTAGCCTAGACTCTCTGCTGCCCTAGTAAAATTATTCATCTCCACAACCTTTATAAAGGTCGCTACGTTACGATTTTCCATAATACCTCCAGCAAGGACCGCAATTATTTATTTTTATCAATTAACTCATTTTAATTAATTTTACATGTTTTGCTTTCAAGTTTATTATAAGGGTACAGCAAGGGAGATTTCAATATCTTCGCTGTTATTACACAATCCATACATAGAATATCCATACAAAGAAAGCGAGGCCTCATGTCCTCGCTTTTTTATGTAGCTGTTTAATTCATGTCGCTTATTATCAAATATTTATAATCGATAATATTTATCTATAAAATTGCCCGCAATTTTATATTGTAGCATCCTATAATCTCTTACTTGTGCTGCATTTTATTTCATCGTTATTGATAAATTTAACGTGTTCAAAGCGCTAAGTACGTCCAATATTAGCACTCTCTATTTACCCAATGACAGATTCCCTTTAGTTCTTGGACTTCTTCTTGAGAGTCTTGTACGCAGCACCTTTTCCGAGATGCTTCGCTTTCTCTTCAGCTTCCTTCTCTGCCTCAGCATCCTTCACCATCTGCTCTTCCATCATTTTAACGAGCTTGATTAGGCTGTAAGCGATAAAAACATACATCGCTGTCATCAGAATAATCATGGCACCAACCATAGCGCTCTTGCCACCTGTGAAGTATGCGCGAATCATAATAGCATCCGTAATTGCCGCTACGATGATGAATATAACTACTGCAATTCTGCCCTTTTTAGCGCCACCTGGTCTCTCGTATTTCGATTGTTTCTTAGCCATAAATCGCCTCTTTCTGCACAAATTATTCGCTGTTTCAAAGTCGTATGTTCGCAAACTCAAATTCATATATGATTCAATAACACTTAGTCTTCCCAATATATCATATTTACCAACAGACATGAACCCCGCATTCACGCTCCATGATGCGAGCGAATGACTCAAGCACTGTTACCACTATTTCGGTACAGTGTTCCTTGCGAACCGGTGTTGCAAATTCATAGCCCTCCAGCAAATCTGGACATAACGCACTACCAAACTTTGCTATGACATCGTTATTGAGTTCTCTTACGAGAGAAGTGCATTTCTCATAGCTTGGATCTCCAGGGATTACTCTGCCAAATACTTTTCCGAGCGACATCGTCGCCGCCGCTACAGCCCCGCATACATTTCCACCGTCACCAAAACCGAATGGGAATCCTGTTGCGATGGCCATTATATCATCTCCCATCCCGAGATCCCAATGCTTGTTTGCAATCGTAATTACGGACTCTGAGCACATACATCCGTTTGTGAAAGCATGGATTACGTCACGCCTTACATCTTCAAAATTAACTTCTTTAACCATATTGCACCTCCTAAATATATAAATAGTATCATTTTATACATATACAGATATGTATTCATCCAATAGACAAAGCGCGCATCGCTGCGCGCTTATGTTTATTTGCTTAAATCACCACAGTGTAAGCTAATCACAATTAACTTGCTATTTCAATGTTACTGCAACGAATTTCTTCTTACCCTTTTGAATTGTAAGTTTTCCATCTTCGAAGTCTGCGAGAGTTACTCTTCTCTTTCTGTCGGTAACCTGCTCACCGTTAATTCTAGCACCACCCTGCTCTATCGTTCTAAATGCGTCACCGTTAGACTGTGCTAGTCCAAGTTCCTTTAGTAGGCTAGCTAGACCGAAGCCTTCGCCTTCAAAGGAAGCCTTGTCTAGTTCAACGGATGGCATAGTCGCTACATTAGTGCCTCCACTTGCAAATACCGCACGAGCATCTTCAAGTGCTTTCTTCGCTTTCTCTTCGCCGTGTACTAGCTTAGTGACTTCGTAAGCGAGAATCTCTTTTGCCTGATTAATCTCTGCGCCCTCGAGGGAAGATAATCTATTTACCTCATCCATTGGCAGGAATGTGAGCATACGGAGGCACTTGTTAACATCCGCATCTGCGACATTTCTCCAGTACTGGAAGAAGTCGAACACTGAAACCCTTTCTTCATTTAGCCAGAGCGCACCACCTGCAGTCTTACCCATCTTCTCTCCATCGCTCTTGGTGAGAAGCGAGAAAGTCATACCATACACATCTAGGTCTGACTTCTTCTTAGCGATATTGACACCAGCGATGATATTGGACCATTGGTCGTTGCCGCCGAACTGAGCCTTGAGACCAAAGTCTCTCGCCATTACGTAGAAATCATATCCCTGCATTAGCATGTAGTTGAACTCTAGAAAAGTAAGACCTTCCTTAAGTCTTCTCTTATAGCACTCGGCTCTAAGCATGTCGTTTACGTTAAATACCGAGCCAATCTCACGAGCGAACTCGATGTAGTTGAGGTTTCTTAGCCATAGAGCGTTATTTGTACTTACCGCAAGTCCCGGCTTAGGTTCTCTGTTCTGGTGTCCTGGCTTCATGACGCCACCGTTGCCAGTGTATTCCCACTCGTCATCGAACGGTAGGAAACGGTCAAATAGGTCTTTGAACTTCTTGCCGTTTGCATCGATTTCTTCAATATCCATCATGCGGCGCAGGTCAGTTCTACCAGAAGGATCTCCAATCATCACAGTTCCGCCGCCGACGAGAGCCACTGGTGTATGACCATATTTGAGCATATACGCAAATATAATAATCTGAATCAAGTGTCCAACATGCAGACAGTCTGCAGTTGGGTCAAATCCTACGTAGAACTTAATTTTCTCGCTTCCGAGTAGATCTCGCATAGCCTTTGGATCTGTGCACTGTTCAATCAGGCCTCTTTCTTCAAGCACATCATATACGTTAGTGTACTTGCTCACATTATCTGGAATCTGTATCATCGTGTCCCTCCTATAAAAATAACCTGCAGCTCTCGCCGCAGGCTTAATATCATTAGCTTGCCGAGATTACTTTGTACCGTAAAGTCTGTCGCCTGCATCTCCAAGTCCTGGAAGAATGTAAGCGTTTTCGTTGAGTCTCTCGTCCTTTGCCGCAATGTAGATGTCAATATCAGGATGAGCCCTGTGTAGAGCATCTATTCCTTCTGGTGCGGCTATCAAGCATAGGAATGCGATATCATGTCCACCTCTGCTCTTGATAGAATCGATTGCTGCGATAGCACTTCCACCAGTTGCAAGCATTGGGTCAACAGCGAAAATCTTTCTCTTCTCGATGTCCTTAGGTAGCTTACAATAATATTCAACAGGAAGATGTGTATCTGGGTCACGGTATAAACCAACGTGCCCTACCTTTGCATTTGGAACGAGCGCAAGCATTCCGTCCACAAAGCCAAGACCAGCTCTTAATATAGGAACGATTGCAATGTCTTCTCCCTCAAGCATCTTAACTGTAGTCTTGCACATAGGTGTTTCGATATCAACTTCTTCGAGCGGTAAATCCCTTGTCGCTTCGAATCCCATCAGCATCGCCACCTCAGTAGCGAGCTCGCGGAACTCCTTTACACTAGTGTTTACATCTCTCATGAGAGACGTCTTGTGCTGAATCAGCGGATGATCAAACACATATACCTTGCCTTCTCTATTAGCCATTATAATCCTCCTGACTATTTCAATCACCTATTATTAAGTATATACAAAATACGTTATTCATCAAGCATGTTTATGCGACGAAGGTGCTTTCCGCCTTCAAAATCTGTCGCTAGCCACTTATCGACAATTTCAAATGCCAAATCCTGCTCTATCATCCTCGCACCCATCGCAAGCACATTTGCGTCATTGTGCCTTCTCGACATCTCCGCCATCTCTACGGAAGTGCAGAGCGCACATCTAACGCCCTTGACTTTATTCGCTGCGATAGAA includes:
- a CDS encoding LysR family transcriptional regulator; amino-acid sequence: MENRNVATFIKVVEMNNFTRAAESLGYSQAAVTAQIKQLEHELGAPLFDRIGKRINLTRAGETFLPYAFRLLKAEDEAVASIREQEGLSGTLTIGTSSSLSIGALPHIAIDFIKEYPDVNVVIKVSDFTQDLREKLIAGTMDLVFTMAENSNPQNFQRMLEKDVPMVFVAHPNHPLAGKKVSLRKILAEQLIVADREVGYTFYLNKFANDIDMKLEPALEVGSVAAIVNILEGGYGVSYLPWFVVEKPVADGKLATIDVTCPDPELKSTIICHKSKWIDPVIKKFIEFINERI
- a CDS encoding C-GCAxxG-C-C family protein — encoded protein: MVKEVNFEDVRRDVIHAFTNGCMCSESVITIANKHWDLGMGDDIMAIATGFPFGFGDGGNVCGAVAAATMSLGKVFGRVIPGDPSYEKCTSLVRELNNDVIAKFGSALCPDLLEGYEFATPVRKEHCTEIVVTVLESFARIMERECGVHVCW
- the tyrS gene encoding tyrosine--tRNA ligase, with the translated sequence MIQIPDNVSKYTNVYDVLEERGLIEQCTDPKAMRDLLGSEKIKFYVGFDPTADCLHVGHLIQIIIFAYMLKYGHTPVALVGGGTVMIGDPSGRTDLRRMMDIEEIDANGKKFKDLFDRFLPFDDEWEYTGNGGVMKPGHQNREPKPGLAVSTNNALWLRNLNYIEFAREIGSVFNVNDMLRAECYKRRLKEGLTFLEFNYMLMQGYDFYVMARDFGLKAQFGGNDQWSNIIAGVNIAKKKSDLDVYGMTFSLLTKSDGEKMGKTAGGALWLNEERVSVFDFFQYWRNVADADVNKCLRMLTFLPMDEVNRLSSLEGAEINQAKEILAYEVTKLVHGEEKAKKALEDARAVFASGGTNVATMPSVELDKASFEGEGFGLASLLKELGLAQSNGDAFRTIEQGGARINGEQVTDRKRRVTLADFEDGKLTIQKGKKKFVAVTLK
- the upp gene encoding uracil phosphoribosyltransferase, encoding MANREGKVYVFDHPLIQHKTSLMRDVNTSVKEFRELATEVAMLMGFEATRDLPLEEVDIETPMCKTTVKMLEGEDIAIVPILRAGLGFVDGMLALVPNAKVGHVGLYRDPDTHLPVEYYCKLPKDIEKRKIFAVDPMLATGGSAIAAIDSIKSRGGHDIAFLCLIAAPEGIDALHRAHPDIDIYIAAKDERLNENAYILPGLGDAGDRLYGTK
- the rpiB gene encoding ribose 5-phosphate isomerase B is translated as MKIAIGCDHAGYPLKVAVKDKLLKEGFEVVDFGTDSVESVDYPGYGKAVGKAVADGEAEKGIVICGSGIGISIAANKVKGVRCALCTSVEMAEMSRRHNDANVLAMGARMIEQDLAFEIVDKWLATDFEGGKHLRRINMLDE